The sequence CCGCCCAGTGCGGCGCGGCGGATCACCCCGGCGCCTGCGCGAAGCGCCCCGAGGCGTGCATCCAGGTGGTTCAGCCGGTCTGCGGCTGCGACGGCCGCACCTACGGCAACGCGTGCACCGCGGCGAGCGCGGGTGTGTCGGTCGCCAGCGACGGCGCCTGCGCGAAGTGACGCGCGAGGCGCCCGAAGAGGTCGCCTCCCCTTCCCCGGTCCTTCAAGCCCGCTCGGCGCTCGCGTCGCAGCGGGCTTGAAGCGTAGGCGCGGTTGGCAGCGGCGCCCGCCCACGATGAGGCGGGCCCGCTTCGGCCTTGCGTCCCCCGGCGGTGCGGGTATCCGTCGAGCATGACGACCTCGGACGGAAGGCGCGCGCTCGTCGTCGGCGCGGGGATCTTCGGCGTGACCGCGGCCCTCGAGCTCCGCGCGCGCGGCCTCGACGTGACGCTCCTCGATCCCGGGCCCCTGCCCCACCCGCTGGCCGAGTCGACCGACATCAGCAAGGTCATTCGTCTCGACTACGGGGCCGACGACCTCGCCATGGCGCTCATGGAGACCGCGCTCGACGGCTGGCGCCAGTGGAACGCGCGCTGGAACGCCGACGGAGGGAGGTCGCTGTTTCACGAGTGCGGTGTCGCGTTCCTCACGCGAACGCCGATGGCCCTGGGCGCCGTGGCGGCTCCCGACGGCCACCCCCTTGGCGGCTTCGAGGCGGAGAGCTACCAGGCGCTCCTGCGCCGAGGCCACGCGCCTCAGCGCCTCGGCGCGGCCGAGATCCACGCCCGCTACCCCGCGTGGCGAGAGGGCGCCTTCGTCGACGGGTATTTCAACCCCGAGGGCGGCTGGGCCGAGAGCGGCGCGGTGGTCGCCACGCTCGCGCGCGAGGCCGAGTCGCGGGGAGTCCGGCTCTGCCGCGGGCTCACGTGCGCGGGGCTCCTCGAGCGTGGCGCGCGCGTCGCGGGGGTCGTCACACGCGAGGGCGCGACCCTGGAGGCAGACCACGTGGTCGTGGCCGCCGGCACGTGGACCCCGAGGCTCCTCCCACACCTCGGCGGCGCGCTCCGCTCGGTGGGTCAGCCGGTGTTCCACCTCGCGCCGCGCGACCCGTCACCCTTCGGGACGGCGCGATTCCCGGTGTTCGGCGCCGACATCGCCCAGACTGGCTATTATGGATTCCCGGTGCAGCCCAACGGCGTCGTGAAGATAGCGAATCACGGCGTCGGTCGCGACGTCGACCCCGGCGACGTGGCGAGCACGGACTCCGAGCTCGGGCGCCCGAGCGCGTCGTCTCCGCGGCGGAGGTCGAGGCGCTGCGCGCGTTCCTGCGCGACACGTTCCCGGGGCTCGTCGACGCCCCGATCGTGGGCACTCGCCTCTGCGTCTACGGCGACATGTGGGACGAGCAGTTCCTCATCGCGCGCGATCCGGAGCGCGCGGGCCTCACGGTCGCGGCGGGCGGCTCGGGCCACGCGTTCAAGTTCGCGCCCGTGCTCGGCGGCCTCATCGCAGACGCGACGCTCGGCGTCCCTCACCCAGCCCTCGAGCGCTTCGCGTGGCGCCCCCTCAGGGCCGCCGCGCCCGGCGAGGCCGCGCGCCACCACGGATAACCCTGAACGTGCGCGAGCGCGCAGGGTTCGTTCAAGGAGTGCAGTAGTGCCTGGCGCTGTCGGACCCGCGCCTCCCCGCTTGCGGTTCACGGCCCCCCGGGTAGCGTCGATCCGTGACAGCGCAGTCGCCGGAGCGGTTCTCGAGCGCGCACGCCACCTTTCAGCCAGGCGCGTGGCGCGTGTACGGTCTCATTCGGGGCGCGCCGACCGAGGCGAACCACGGCTGGGGCGAGCGCGCGGAGGACGGCAGGCGGGTCAAGGTCTACCGCGCGGATCCGGGCGCTCCGCCGGCGACCACCTCGGCCAACTGGAAGGGCTACACCGAGGTCCTCCACCTCGGCGCCGACGGGCGCCTGACGCTCGTGCGCTTCGACTACGCGAACCGAGAGCTCCCGTCGAGGGTGGTAAACGAGCGGATCACGGGCGACTTCTTCCTCGTGCTCAAGGCGACGTTTCGCGGACCGCGCCTCTACGTGCGGTTTCGCGACGGGGTCCTCACGGAGGACACCGCGGGGTGGCTTCACGAGGAATCCACCCCGGGCACCTTCGAGAGGACGCTGCGCGAAGGCGCCCATCCCGACTTCCCGGACGCCCCGGAACACTGACCCGTTCGCGGCGAGTCGACGTTCGCCGCGCTCAGCCGGGCGACGGTCGCACGACGCGGCGCCTCGGAAAGAGCACGAGCGCGAGGACCGCTGGGATCCAGAGAAAATACGCGTTCATCGCGCCAACCACGCCGAGGGCCGACCCAAGCCCCTCGGCGCTCGCCTCACCGGTGGCCTTCGCGAGGCTCACCGGTCCGGCGACCTCCGCGCGCTCTTCACCCGTGGCGGCGCGTTTCAAGCCCTTCGCCGCCGCCCCCCAGACCCGCACCGGCCCCACGATGCCGGACGCGAGCGCCGACCCGACGCCGATGGAGCGCCGACTCATGGGCGGGGCGACGCCGATCTTGCCGGTCGGGCCCGGCGTGGGCGTCAGGGTCAACTCCCCATTATGCCGCTTCACCACGACGCGCGCCGGCGAGCTGGCCGATTTCGCGACCTCTCCCCTCAGCTGCGGCCAGTCGCGAATGGGGACGTCGTTGACCGACACGATGCGTGTCGTTGTCCTGCACTCCCGCGCTCGGCCGGGCCGCCCGCCACGACCACGACCCGCATGCTCTCCTCGTCCACGACCTGGCTCCCGGCCGCCGTGAGACCGAACGTGATGAAGCAGGCGGCGCAGAGGTAGCAGCCGATCGGGCCCGCGACGGCGAACAAGGCCCGACGCGCCAACGAGACCCCTGCCCAAGCCTCGCGGTGGTCCGCCCCCAAGACGGCCTGGGCGCCCCGCACCCCGGACACGCGCGCGGCGAGATAGCGAAGCCCAAAGAACGCCGCTCCGTTGAGGAGGGCGGCGAGCGCAAGCAAGAAGAGGCCAGTTCCCATGCGGTTCTCCGGCGATCGACCAGGTCGTGTGGCGAGTCCAACGTCGCGCTACAGGGACTCGCACACGAACGATGGACGTAGCTCGTGGGCGCAGCGGATGTCGTTCCAGCCTGCGTACTTCTTCTCGAGGCTCTCTTTCACCTCGGCCGAGCCGCCCGCGCGCACGCCCACCGTGCCGACGTCGGCGGAGAGCTGCTGCTGCTTGCTGCCGCCGAGCTGCGCCCCTTGGGCGCGAACACACGCCACATAGTCCGCCACGTTCTCGCGAACGCACACCCCGTCGAGGAGGGTGCGCCCGGCAGGACACGTGATGGATGTCTGGTTCAAAGCGGGCCCGGCTCCACCGCAAGAAGGGAGCGCGAAGACCGCGAGCGCGACGCCAAGGTGGCCGAGAGGGAGTCGACGGGACACCCCCCGGATCGCACCACGAGCGCGCCCTTTTTGTCGATTGGGGCCGAAGCGAGTGGCTCCTATCGGCGAGGACCGCGCGTCGCAGGCAAGGCGGTGCAACGACGAAGACGGCTGTACGTTGAGGAGCCGCGACGCCCCTTGCGAGTGCGGGACTGGCGCTCTACAGCTGCCGCTCGAGGGCGCTCGCCACGAACACCAGGCGGCGCACGGCCTCGCGGACGGGGTCGACCGCCGGGTCGTACGCGCCCTCGTGGGCGAGCTCGCGCTCGACCTCGTCCACGAGCTCCTCGAAGTGGAGGCTCTTGGCGAGCTCCACGCGGAGCCGGCTGCCGCGCTCGGTCTCGCGCGCGCGAGCGAGGTCGTCGATGGCCTCGCGCGTGGCGTGGGCCCACGCCGCCATCCCCCGCAGGTACTCTACGAACGCCGTGTCCTCCCGGAAGAGCCGGGGCACCCCGCGCGCCGCGCCGAGCACCTGCACGAGGCCGTCGCGCACGTGGGCGAGGCCCTGCGCCTGCCCCTTCAGCCGCCGGGCGTCGGGCCCGGTGCGCGGGTGGAGGGCGAAGCGGATCGCCTCGAGCCCACGCACGAGCGCCTGCACCTCGCGCTCGAGCTGCACGAGCACGCCGTGCGCGTCGGCGTCGCGGTCGGCGGCGCTCTTCGTCGCGGGGCGGAGGCCCGACTCCTCTTCGGGGAGCGGCGCGCCCTCGGACGACGCGTCCGCGGCCTCGCCGGCGCGCGGACCGCCGGGCGAGGTGACGAGGAGGCGCGAATTGGGCGTCGAGGGGGGCATGGAGTGGGGAGCCTGTTCGACCATACGCTCGCGCGCGGAGAGTCTTCCCCAGAAAAAACCAACGATGCCGCGGTGGTCGCCCGCGGCTCGAGATCCGCCGCGAGAGGCCGGGGTGCGCGGGCTCATCGCGGGGCCTGAGGCCGGGCTGAGCCGCGGAACATGTGGCTCAAGCACTCCGAGCCGGCGAGCCTCGCGTCCGAAGGCGCCCGGATGGCGAAGGTTCAGAGGAACTTCGTCGCAGGCAGACGTCCCACATCTCTAGGGTGACGAGCTCGGCCCACGGGTACGCGGCCCTCGACCCGAGGTCCGAGACGCGTCCTCTTCAGCGTGCGCGAGCGCGCGCCGTCGGCTCATTGTCGGGGGACGCCAGCCGGAGTGCCGCGCGAACGCCTGCCTCGAGGATCGCGTCGGACTCTGCGCGGTCGGGGGTGGCGCGCGCGAGCTGCAACGTTCCGGCGAGGAGCCCGAAGAACGCGGCGGCGTCCGCTCGGCTCACCTTCTTGCCTCCGCGCCGTTCCGACAGGCCATCGGCGACGAGGTCGAGGCTCGGGGCGCTCTCGGACGCGAACGCTTGCCTCGTGCCGCGTGGATGCCTTGCCA comes from Myxococcales bacterium and encodes:
- a CDS encoding FAD-dependent oxidoreductase is translated as MTTSDGRRALVVGAGIFGVTAALELRARGLDVTLLDPGPLPHPLAESTDISKVIRLDYGADDLAMALMETALDGWRQWNARWNADGGRSLFHECGVAFLTRTPMALGAVAAPDGHPLGGFEAESYQALLRRGHAPQRLGAAEIHARYPAWREGAFVDGYFNPEGGWAESGAVVATLAREAESRGVRLCRGLTCAGLLERGARVAGVVTREGATLEADHVVVAAGTWTPRLLPHLGGALRSVGQPVFHLAPRDPSPFGTARFPVFGADIAQTGYYGFPVQPNGVVKIANHGVGRDVDPGDVASTDSELGRPSASSPRRRSRRCARSCATRSRGSSTPRSWALASASTATCGTSSSSSRAIRSARASRSRRAARATRSSSRPCSAASSQTRRSASLTQPSSASRGAPSGPPRPARPRATTDNPERARARRVRSRSAVVPGAVGPAPPRLRFTAPRVASIRDSAVAGAVLERARHLSARRVARVRSHSGRADRGEPRLGRARGGRQAGQGLPRGSGRSAGDHLGQLEGLHRGPPPRRRRAPDARALRLREPRAPVEGGKRADHGRLLPRAQGDVSRTAPLRAVSRRGPHGGHRGVASRGIHPGHLREDAARRRPSRLPGRPGTLTRSRRVDVRRAQPGDGRTTRRLGKSTSARTAGIQRKYAFIAPTTPRADPSPSALASPVAFARLTGPATSARSSPVAARFKPFAAAPQTRTGPTMPDASADPTPMERRLMGGATPILPVGPGVGVRVNSPLCRFTTTRAGELADFATSPLSCGQSRMGTSLTDTMRVVVLHSRARPGRPPRPRPACSPRPRPGSRPP